The genomic DNA TAATTTGTACTGATGAAGCACTGATCCCAATCTCGTTCTGTGGGAGCCAATCACCCTGTACTGAGCGAGTAGTGACCACGAACCACTCACCTCCCATTGTGACTGGGTTGCTCTGCACCTGGGACTGCATATTCTGGAACTATCAGAGAGGAATTTCTAAaaatccttttctattttttttaaataggcattaaatgagaaaatatttaagtataaaatgaaaaaaagcacaaaattagCTTGTAGAGTGTACGTACAGAAACACGATTCTTAACAAAAATGATCTGAGAATGACAGGAACTAGTATAAAAGAGTTCTGTAGCCACACGCGGGGGAATCTGCAAAGGTCTTTAGAAGTTATCTTCGGAGAATTTCAAGGGTTGGTCTATGTTGTGCAAGATTTTTTGGTTACTTTTGAACTTTTTAACACTTACATTTGGGCTTAAAAGACTCCTAACAGATGCCTAGCACACTTAACATAAATCCAAACTCTCAATACGTTCCACAAATTCAACACCATCTCCCACTTGTCTGCCCTTTGACCTTGTCACCTACGTCTCTCCTCCTGATtcaccctctcctgccccccccgccccgcccttgCGGTTCCTTGAACAAACGCAGCCCATTCCCACTCCAGTAATTATGTGTGTGTGGTCCCCTCTGCTTAGAACTTTCCCCTCTGCTGCAGACCTTCCCACTTTCTAGTGTCACCTCCTTAGAAAGACATTCTTGACCACCCTATCTCTAAAATGCTCCCTATCTCACCTCCTGGGAACATTCTCTATCCTTTCACCTGGCTTTTTCTTTATGGCACTTACCACCTAACATATACCATGTATGTCTATTCGCTCTCTCCTCTACGATCAGGTAACCTCCGCAAGGGCAGGCCCTCACTGCCGCTTCCCCGGGGCCGAAAGCAGCGTGCAGCATACAGCAGGCACCAAAACATGTGTTTATAAGTTGAATGAACGAAGATActgcatttacttttcttttgcatCTTATTATCAAGAGCATTAAAATGACTAACACTGACTGAGCCTCAGGAAAGACTGTCCTCAGAAGCGGCACAGAAGTGAGACAGGAGAGGTGGGCAGAAGCTGGCCAGGCAGGAGCGGTGGGAGCCGCGGCGAGCTGTGGCCAGGAGGAAGCACGCCTGTGAGGAAATACTGATCCAACACCCGCGCTGGGGACGAGGCTGGCTTCAGCGTGGAGGTGCGCGCACACCAGGAAAGTCCGCAGCCCAAGCAGGCCGGGTGTTTATTTCCAGGGcaattaaaaaccactgaatagTTTCACAGAAGAGTAACCACCACGTGTGCTTCTTTTACAGACCACTTTTCGGAAGTGAAGAGTGGTCCTGATGAGAGATGACGTGGGTTGAACTGGGATGACAGCtaaagagacagagaacagaccTTCTAGATGATGAGGACAcaatggatagatgaatggaaaaaaacatGTGTATAAACATAGAACGCGatactactcagtcatcaaaacaatgaaatcttgccatttgcaacgacatggatggagctacagagtattatgcttagagaagtaagtcagagaaagacaaataccatatgatttcactcgtgtggaatttaagaaataaaacagaggagcatagggaaagggaaggataaataagacaatcagagagggagacaaaccacaagagactcttaatcacaggaaacaaactgagggttgctggtgggggggatggggtaactgggtgatgggcattaaggagagcatgtgatgtaatgagcatacggtgttatataagactgatgaatcactgaactgtaccttcaactaataatacattatatgttaattaatcgaacttaagtaaaataaatttaaattaaaaaaaaaaagattaacgaGGACATAGAGCCTGAATGTGCTGAATGCATATTCAGGTTATTTTCTAGAAATCCTACAGTAAGATAATTTCTGAAAACACCAGGCTGCAGTGATACGAAGAACTCCGGCAGCTTAGTGTTACACTAATGTGAGAAGGCAGCAAAGCGGAGCATGCAAGTCGTGGGCTCAGATCACAACTGTGATTTTATAGCCCTGTGCtcttgagcaaatcacttcaACTTCCTGAGccggttttctcatctacaaagtAGGGATAACACATCCATCTTTAGAGCTGTGATCTCACCAAATAAAGCAAGCAAACTACCAATGCCTGGCACGTGAAAATTAGAAAAGGAGTCCTTCCTTAGCACGGCCTCACTGTGCGATCCTGCCTACCGCCGCCTCGTGGCACGATCCTGCGTGACCCCGCGTCACCGCAGCCTCACAGCGTGACCCTGAGGGATCACCCTCTCGTCGCGTGACCCCGCGTCACCGCAGCCTCACAGCGTGACCCTGCGGGATCACCCTCTCGTCGCGTGACCCCGCGTCACCGCAGCTTCAGTGTGATCCTGCAAGAGCACTGCTTGACAGCATAATACTGTTTTGTCAAACCTTTTCCACGTGTGGTTCCATTTTTTGAGAAACGTGAGGTAACCACAACTACAATTATAGTTATGTTACAACAGGGTCTAAAAATACTGCCTGAATTTTGAATGAATTAGAGTATACATTTTAATTCACTAGAGCTGTATACATGTTAAGACTCtcttaaaatccatttttttcagatattgtTTTTAAGCTGTCGCtactcccagtgtggggctcaaacccacaacccaaGATGGAGACTtgcatgttccaccgactgagccagccaggggccccttaggatcccttttaaaaaatgatcttcgAAACAAAAAATAATCCCTAGATTACTGAAATAATAGTCTCACCTCTTCAAGGGAagattccaaattcattccaaaaGCAACTCCCATTAgtccaaagagagaaagagagaaggttcCCATGGTCAACTGTAGGTTCAACCTCATCATCACATTACGGTGGCTGGAGAGGAGAACAGCTTAGATCAGAAGGGCCCACTAACTATACAGAGCAAATTCATGAAATCATTTATTAAAGACCACAAAAATTAAATCTACACCTTTAAGAAAGGACATCTTTCTACGTAACATTTATAGATGATAATGATAGTGTAACTCCTCCCAAAATGGCAATTCCTTAAAAGCTTTACCACTTTAGAATTCCTTTGCTTGTTCTATAGGATTCTTTCTTACCTGTCCAGATTGATGAATATGATACTTTGTGAATCATCAATCAGTACCCTGAGTTCCCGCGTTGCATTGGAAAGATCCTCAGCTAATCGGTAGTAGTTTTCCAAGAGCAACTCCATCTCTTCTGCATGGTCGATTCCAGCACTGCTCTTTTCACTTCGATTAAGAGTTAACATAATTAGCATCCCCCCAATACACACATCACCCATTTGGTACCAAAAACTTTCTGAATCCATATTTAAGACTCAACTATCAATGAAAAAAGTGGCCTCTGTTTTTTCTACTACAGTCATTGAGGCCAATCAGTGAGTGGCTTTGTCAAGCGATGCTAAACACTATACAGAGTAAGCCGAGGGCACATGTTCCAGCCTACAGGCTAGCTGGGTTCACTGGGTTCGGTGGCCCCAAGTCAAGGGGCTTTCATGCACATATGCACCACCAGTTACAGGAAAATCCAGACGCGTAAATGCTGATGAGTGCAAATTAGTGAAAATaaggcaaaacaaaactaaaaacaaacataaaaagctTTTCCTTTCCAAGGCGGATACATAATGTCATCTTCATATATGAAGAAAGATGTTCTTAAATGATGTCAGTAGTCACTTTGTGCCCCTTTACTTATAACCCAACCCCCACCAAGGAGAAGTAGGACTGAAGGACTCTGAAAGATACTTATATCAGAGAATATATTAGACACAGATTGGCCTAATAAGCAAAGCAAACAAGAGTTACAAGTGTGTTTGAGTTTCTGCTCCTATACCTATCTGCTATATAACAGCCCTTATAATCGTAATTTTTCCTTAGTATTGATAACTAATGTCccaaaatgcttaaaaaaatctgtacagATTGTGCAAACTATACACATTACGGAGGTGTCTCCACTAATTTCTAATACTTgtctaaaaagaacaaaaccgAAATATTCCGAGtacttaaaaagtaaacatttaggggcgcctgggttgcgcagtcattaggcgtctgccttcggctcggggcgtgatcccagcattctgggatcgagccccacatcaggctcctccgctgggagcctgcttcttcctctcacactccccctgctgtgttccctctctcactggctgtctgtcaaataaataaacaaataaaatcgttaaaaaaaaaaaaaagtaaacatttaacTTGAGTGTGCATAAGAAGACTAAATAATTTCTAATTCTGTAAGAGATAAAAGGTTTCTAAGATAAGCATTTTTATATTAGGCCAAACTTACAGAATATATGCCAGTGTCTTAACTTCCTTTACCCCCCTCGCCCTGCCCCCATGTGAgtatctttccctctcttccactGTACTCCCCAGGCTAAGTTACTCAGGTAGATTGTGCCACTTCGGAGGTCAGTCCCTCGAAGATAAAAGTAACGGTGTTTTTATATTCATCACAGCCCAGCACAGTCCCGTGTACACAGTAAACACTCCATATATCCTCATTAAACAAAATCAGATGCAATACATACAGGGAAATAGTAAAACAATTAGGGATAAAAAGTGCCTATGCTttctattctggagaaaatgTTGAGTTCTCTAAGAAGAACCATCttgaagaagacagaagactGATCCTACCAAAAGAGTAACAAAGCAGGATTCCATACTTACAAGACTTGTGGGTCACTCCACTTTGTTAGACAGAGCTCTTCCAGCAACTCTTCTTCATCCAAGATCTCCAAAATGGActctttgaaaattttaatatctgTTTCTAACTCTGACAGACTGTAAGAGTGGTTGTATAGCAATGATCAATAACATTAAACACATTTCCCTATAAAATAAAGTACCTTTTTAAAGTATCTTATCAAGTAGACCCACTGATACATTTATGGTAAACAgcaaattgtaaaaaaaaattttgatatttaCCATGCACGTTAATAATCAGTTCCCATCCAAAAATGAAGACCCTGATACAGCATTTCATGCAAAATTGCTTTTCAATAACCATTAGTCTATGTGCCCTTTTAAGCTCAACTTCCCATCTAGGCTACTCTCCTACTTTGAAGGCACAGAGAGAAAACCATTTCCATTAGCAAAACTGgctggtatttttaaaacagggAATAATCacactgattttgtattttaattaatgttataCATTTTCTATTAGGACTACTAAAAAAGAAGCTTAAGATATTTtcgtttaggggcgcctgggtggcgcagtcattaagcgtctgccttgggctcagggcgtgatcccggcattctgggatcgagccccgcatcaggctcctcagctgggagcctgcttcttcctctcccactccccctgcttgtgttccctctctcgctggctgtctttctctctctgtcaaataaataaataaaatcttaaaaaaaaaaaaaaaaagatatttttgtttacCTCCCAAATTGGTAAATTACCCGTATTTACCTTTTGCCATTTTGTAGTAAGATGTGCAGTTTGCTTCTGTCTACAGAAGAATGTTTGGGATCCACTAAAGCTTCCAATGTCTCAAGGATCAGTGGCTGCAGAATGCTAAGCTTCCCCTGAAGAGTGCTGATCTAGATAACAACATGACCTTTCATAAGAATCAAAACAATCTTTTTAGAATACTCAGGGTCAGTGAATCCTCTGATTAAACACAGAAACCTGTAATAGCTGAGAAGGCTGCTAATGTTTCAGAACATGGTCACTGCTGGCCTATTTCAGATGATTCAAAAATCTAGATCTACCAGGTTAACAGATAACCATGCATAATGTTACCAGGCTTGCATCTGGTTGACGGGGAATTAACTCTCATAAGAGTCTTCTCCCACAAACATTCATTATGAAACAAATGCAAGATGGATTAAAATAAAGCCTGCCATTCTATGATTAAAACACACATCTTACATTTGGTAAACAATCCCCATGTTCTTTGTAAACAAAATACAGTTCAAAATTCCtatgaaaaaaattcttctgaaaataaaaacataacttgGGACTTCAAGAAACAAATCAGTGTCAAGTCAAAAGTGTACTTCTTATCATTCAGGCATTCAGCAGGAAAGCACTGATACAGCTACACCCGTTGTTAAAATACTTCCATACCAGCCGGCAGACAGCATAACAGAATCAAGCAGTAATTAGTAAGACGAACGAATGGCATAAATGCCAGCGTGTACTATTTATCTCAGCGTGAGCTCCTGAGAGCTTTTCAGTCCACGTAGCCTCTCACCGACCACTGGCTGcaccttccctctttccctcccctgcaTTTTCCCTGTTCGGTAACTGTGCTCCAACCAGTCACCATCTCCTCGGCTGGTACTAGTTGGTGCTCCTGCCTCACAAACCTGAGCGACTGGGGAATGCAGCCATCTCCTACTCCCTCGGTACAGCAGGCAGACAAAAGAGAAGGGTCCCGGGTTCATCCGATCCTCACCCGCTGCACGTCCTCTTtacctgcttccttccctcactcTCGTTAGCATGCTCCTAGAACCAACTGTTGCATGCAGCCAGCTCCTGAACAGTGTAGACTACCCTGACTACtagggggaagaaaagataatgaacAATTTGTGGGGCCAGGAGGGCAGTGACCACCATTGCTCAGGGCCTGACAGGGTCCCTAGACACCCAGTAACCATCCACATGATGGGGGTATCATTAGAAGAATTACACGTGTTTCCTATGTCAAAGTAGGTCTCAAACAGTAGCATCACCTAGCCATCTGCAAGGACTGTACACCCAAATCAGAGCGATGTGGAAAGTAGTAGAAGGATCTGAGCTATAATGCTTATCATGTGTATGCAGTTTTACAACACACAATttagttacaaaataaaatggaatacatttaaaactttttggtatggggcgcctgggtggctcagttgttaagcatctgccttcggctcagggtgtgatcctggcgttctgggatcgagccccatatcgggctcctccgctgggagcctgctgcttcctctcccactccccctgcttgtgttccctctctcgctggctgtctctctctctctcaaataaataaaatcttaaaaaaaaaagccacaactTTTTGGTATGTTCTGTTATATCCTATTTAGGATGTTAAGTATTTTGAATTATCACCCCTAAAATACAGTTACCAAAATTATACAAAGGACAGCCAACTTAAAATGTGCTTAACTGAATGTCAAAATATGTCTCTCAAAGAGACTCTATGAACTGTACCTAGAGACCACAGATCTATTTGACGGGTTCATACAGCTTAAGAATTACGTACTGTCTCCACACAGGCCCTCAGAGATGTTTTTGTTTGGAGGGAGGGTGTGGTTAGGGAAGGTGCCATTGAAACAATACCAATTTGTCTTCCTACTCAACagcattttaaaacaacaaactcAAGAAGCTAAATAAAAACAAGCTTACCCAATATTGTAGGAGTGCTTCTATAGCCCTGAACTCAAAAGGTAAAGGGTATGTGACAAGTTGTCCTTCTCCAGCCAACTGTGAAGGGAGTTCCCGGAACAGCCATTGCTCTAAATTTAAATTACGATAATCTAGTATCAGAAGACACTCTGGAGTTATCACAGCTTTCAAatactgtaa from Ursus arctos isolate Adak ecotype North America unplaced genomic scaffold, UrsArc2.0 scaffold_31, whole genome shotgun sequence includes the following:
- the MRS2 gene encoding magnesium transporter MRS2 homolog, mitochondrial isoform X3; the protein is MPSQPFLEFLHLACFLLEKKKTDLHQELGLQARDLRFQHAMSITARNNRVIMRMEYLKAVITPECLLILDYRNLNLEQWLFRELPSQLAGEGQLVTYPLPFEFRAIEALLQYWISTLQGKLSILQPLILETLEALVDPKHSSVDRSKLHILLQNGKSLSELETDIKIFKESILEILDEEELLEELCLTKWSDPQVFEKSSAGIDHAEEMELLLENYYRLAEDLSNATRELRVLIDDSQSIIFINLDSHRNVMMRLNLQLTMGTFSLSLFGLMGVAFGMNLESSLEEDHRVFWLITGIMFMGSGLIWRRLLSFLGRQLEAPLPPVMASLPKKSLPADRRLELKHSFRPDGLGSGRSVLTNR
- the MRS2 gene encoding magnesium transporter MRS2 homolog, mitochondrial isoform X1 gives rise to the protein MECLQSLSRLLPIALGLPRRTLCTVFQGLTPGSRPVAACGSPAQLLGQTRAAQLFEPRRPRVAGEMHRFRTSDVSQATLASVAPVFTVTKFDKEGNVSSFEKKKTDLHQELGLQARDLRFQHAMSITARNNRVIMRMEYLKAVITPECLLILDYRNLNLEQWLFRELPSQLAGEGQLVTYPLPFEFRAIEALLQYWISTLQGKLSILQPLILETLEALVDPKHSSVDRSKLHILLQNGKSLSELETDIKIFKESILEILDEEELLEELCLTKWSDPQVFEKSSAGIDHAEEMELLLENYYRLAEDLSNATRELRVLIDDSQSIIFINLDSHRNVMMRLNLQLTMGTFSLSLFGLMGVAFGMNLESSLEEDHRVFWLITGIMFMGSGLIWRRLLSFLGRQLEAPLPPVMASLPKKSLPADRRLELKHSFRPDGLGSGRSVLTNR
- the MRS2 gene encoding magnesium transporter MRS2 homolog, mitochondrial isoform X2, with the translated sequence MHRFRTSDVSQATLASVAPVFTVTKFDKEGNVSSFEKKKTDLHQELGLQARDLRFQHAMSITARNNRVIMRMEYLKAVITPECLLILDYRNLNLEQWLFRELPSQLAGEGQLVTYPLPFEFRAIEALLQYWISTLQGKLSILQPLILETLEALVDPKHSSVDRSKLHILLQNGKSLSELETDIKIFKESILEILDEEELLEELCLTKWSDPQVFEKSSAGIDHAEEMELLLENYYRLAEDLSNATRELRVLIDDSQSIIFINLDSHRNVMMRLNLQLTMGTFSLSLFGLMGVAFGMNLESSLEEDHRVFWLITGIMFMGSGLIWRRLLSFLGRQLEAPLPPVMASLPKKSLPADRRLELKHSFRPDGLGSGRSVLTNR